The region TTGCTCCTGTGGTttaaaactcttctttatgtgcagagaatgacaaagacttgataaacagcaaagcATCTtataaatctgaggtagatcttATGCACGATGATATATTGATACAGATGTTACCTTTAATCTATTGTTATCGATGAAAATCACATTGCGATAATTATCGATATTGTTTATGAGCTACTTGCATCCAACCAGTGGCTCCTCATTTTTTGCTTGTTCAGCAAAGTGTGCTCTGCGAGTCAGCTTCCTTTATGACGTCAGCACATCTGCACAGATGCTAATCAACCTCACTGCATTTAAACAATCACGTtagaagctgaaaaatgttttaccCCAAAACATGAACCAGCCATTTTGTCTTCCAATTCAAATAAAGACCGAATAACgagctttaactttaacttgCGAGGTAAACGTGGCTGCTGGTTTGATAGTTCGCAGTGTTTTGTTAACTTCTTTCACAGGGGAAGCCTCTGTAACCCGCTGGTGTCCGAGTTGTGCATGATCATGAACATTAAATTGTGTCCACTTACTTATCGAGGACGAAATAGAGGTCAAATGCTCCCTGACAggagctctcctcctcctcctcctcctcctgctgcggCTCCGGCTCACCTCCCGATGGAGAACACAGCAAAAATAATCccatcaaaaacacaacaagacGCATATTCGACGCAAGTCTCGCCATAGTTTCTCCtcgggagggaaaaaaaaagtaagttcCTTTGTgtcaaacaaaagaaagaaaaataaaaagtgagttTAGTGAGTTCTTACATCCCAGAGACAGTGAGGAGATGCGACAAAGACAAAAGCTGCAGGCGGTGCTTCTTCTTCTCGTTGCTCAGTTTACAACCAGTGACACCGCATCACAGCCCAGaacaaaagagacacacagTTTCAGATGGGTCACAATCCACTGTTCGCACAAACACAtccaaagagaaaataaaggagTGTCTCCCTGACAAAGTGTCAACGCTGTTTTTAAGTGTGAGGGAAAAAGCCAAGAGAAAGTGACTGAGGGCAGATTTGGAGGAGCTGGGAGCCCAGGGGACAGACTTGGCTCAAATGGACCAGGTTTCATGTTTCAtcctgaggaggaaggagagagaggagagtgagaaagaggaaatgaaaatgggTCAACATCCCCCCATGCGCCGCCCTCACGTGGCACACTGGAGAAGTTTGGGATGAATACATCACTGCCCCTGTTTCACACTGCTGAGCCCCAATACAGCTGTCTTTTCACTTTAAACACATGGTGTTTATCTGCAGTTTTATAGATGTGACCTACGAAGGAGGCACAGAGGCTCaaacaagaacaaataaaaaaagatgtaaagaaaagttatcagaaaacaacttcatatTAGAAAATGATAGAGagataacaaaataaatcaaacaattaaaaaaggaacataaaaaacacaacaacagaacaaataatatgaataagaaaacacaggagCGAGTCAGTGAACACGTAATATAACAACAGAAATTCAAATCTACAACGAAACCAAATGCgcaacaaatcaaaaaacatcaacaatTCAAAATGCACAACAAATCCATAACACACAACATCAAGGCACTAAAACTGCAAATCAGAGCAActacaaatcaacaaacacaataacaaatcaaatgacACACTAGCAgatcacaaaacaaaaaaacacaacagcaaataagGAAACACAAAAGCGAGtcagaaaacacatgaataattttgaatacacaacaaaaaacataaaacgaCAACAATTCAAAAACCACAGCAAATCAGAACAcatcaacaatgaaaaaaacaccataaataatcaaaaaacacgacagcaaatgaaaaaaacacaataacaaaaagacaacaaatcaaaacacagcaacaatcaataaaacacaacaacattagCTTCTAACGGAAATGGGCAGCACCCGCTTTCAACAAGAATTGCCTCTGACTGGATGAAGGCCCTgcttgtctttttctctgaggGAATAGCTCTGTCTTCAGAACAACCCTCTTTTAAACTTGTGAATACTCATTGTGATGTTGTGAGAAGTATCAAGTATCAGCTCGTATATATGACCTGCTTCAAAgcttcactgtgttttctgtaCTTTCATCCATATCAGAGCTTTAGTGCATTTCAAAGCAAACGTTTCACACGACTATGGCTTTAAATGAAGTGACAGCTGGAGTTGCTTTTGTTGttagtgtgttttaaacacCACTCTGCCTTTTTCATTAATCATAGCCAGAACTAAGTTGCcctttttttattcctcctccAGAGTCACTCCATTGGTAAATACTAATCTCATCGAACTGTAAAACGCTTTTCTGCTACTTCTAAACAAATCAAGCAGATATACAGATTAAGTGCCACAGCAGCGGTCCACACTTACAATGTCCCTTAACCCTTTGGCCCCTGTTTAAAGTCTCATTCTGATGTGAACTCACTTATCCCACACTAAACAGATCCCGTGTAATCCTTCAAATGAAAGTCAATTGCCTGCCAGAGCCAAACTCCTACGCCTCATGTCCACTCATATTCATTTACATGCATTTATATACTCATTCATAACACAAGTAACCCTCCAACCACTGTATATAATCATATACAATGATAAATAAGCCAGTGTTTGTGGTCCCTCGAAAAACAGTTTCTTCTCACTGACTCAATAGATcattgatgtttttcatttcagtgtagTTGCAAATCTTTTGGTTTCTGTTGTACTAGTGCCCTTAAGTACTTACTActattctttcttttattcaagtaaacacaaaatacaaacaaatacatatacacaaaacagacaaaatatacAAGAAGATATCACGACCAGACTACCAACGTCATGTAACTACAGTCCAATGACATGTAGTGTATTGTAGACTAAACTGTCTGTAGTTGTCCCTATGTCAGCTGTcgtaatggatggatgaacaatGTGTCATCCAGACTTTACTACCCCAAATgcatcacagaaacaacagtATCCAGCAAAAACATTctggtctgtctctctgtttacatttttttttacatcctaAGTGAACTGATGTTATCATTTAGCAGCATAATGAAGAGAAATGTTTAATTCTCACATTCCAGCTGTTGGCTCATGGTGTTGTAACAGTTTTGTTATGATTATGTGATCCTGTATGAAATTAGAAAAGGAACAGCCATCATGTAATTGTAAGTGAAGTTTAAGGTGCATTTATAGTCGGTAAATCATAACAActtacaaacaacaaacaacataacttttttgtatttgaattGTCTTTGTTTATTGTGTCTCAACATCGAATCTGAAACCACCACAGTCCACATGGCACGACATTCATTGCATTACAGATATACAGCATTTAGCAAATATGCTTTTCTCACCAGAAAAGATAAAcaattttgtgtgtttacttgacttgtttcttctgttttgcaTGACTTCTCAagaattacatttttgaaaGTTGTCTTGATATTGCAACTTTAGTAAATACTGATCAATCTTTGTGCTATTTTTTCAAACAGGCTAACAAAGCTTATGAGAAATTGAATAGCATAACACATTCATTGTACTTAGTCTACATTCTTTACTTCTTAGTCTAAATCTTGAAACCATTTGGCTGCCAAAGCAAAAGTGACTGTTGAAACCCCGGTTCAGGGCATGGTTTACTTCTGCTCTCCAAAGTGCTTGTTGAAGATGCCCTTTGCGGTCTCGAGGGCAGCGTCAGCTGGGACGGGTATGTGAGGGGCGATGCCAGCTCCCTCCCATGCTGGCCCGGCAGTAGTGTCAGAGTGGACAGTGGGGATACTGAGGAAGATGTCACTCTCACCAACCTGGAAGGTCTTTGGTGGGTGGGAGGCACCAGCAGTGGTCTCTCCAATGATCATAGCGCGGCCAAGCCTTTTCATGATGTACACGAACTCCTCAGCGGCGCCGGCAGTCGCTTTGCTGGTCAGGATGATCAGGCTCTTCTTTGAGCCATACCTTGTGCCTAAGGTGGTGGATGAGGTGAAAGTAGAGAGAGGTTATAATGTGAGGTTGATGAAGTAGAGAAGTGATTTGTAGGTTGTGAAAAGGGTTTAATTGAATATGACTGTGGAGTGATTcctaaacacaaataaaaaatacgaTGCTTCTATGGTCCTAGCTGAGAGCCACAGAAATATTCTATCAACACTTATGCCAACTGCTTATGACAAACATTTGCTATTATACACAGCCAGCTGGTAAAAGGCAAAGGTTTTCTTAGAGTTGTGCTTCTGGCCACCTGATGAATTTAAGCCCAAACTAACTTTAACCCGgtataattatgttttcatttcctgatTGATTTAACTTACTCTTTAGTGATTACAGATTTCCCCTGCTAGTAGCTTGTAGCTAACAGGAATCATTATGTACAATACAATGACTCGAAAATGAATTACCAGTGAGATCAGACAAGGAGAGAAGCTCTGTGGTAGTGCCGGAACTTCTGTCGTACAGCTTGTCCAGCACAATCTGCTTGTCGGCATCAAAGAAGTAAGAACAGAAACCAGCGATGGCTGTTGTTGGGCCACCGAGGTTGTTCCTGCAAGTACAGGTAAAGTACAGTCATAGGGAGCCTAGATTCttgataaaaattaaaatgaacctCTGTAAACTTTTCATTGATGCAGGCACTAATAAAGTTGAGTAACTAAGTAGTAAAACATAAATTTAGTCATGGGCTGATTAGCATGGAGCAGAAGCTCTGTGAGTGGAACAACAAACCTCAGGTCGACGATCATGGCATTAGTGTTGACAACCTTGTTCCACACATGCTCAACGATAATTTGGGCGATAGCTTTGACCTCCTCAAAGTCTCCAAACATATCAAAACGCAGGTAGCCGATGTTGTTCTCAAATATGTCGGTGTGGAAGGAGACTTTGATCAGCTCAATGAACATCTCGGGTGAATAATCCTGGCAAGAAAGACAAGCAGAAAGTAGAGCTATAATCTGGAGCAtgtttttctaaaaaatatttatatttattcaattcTATTACAGTATTTTTATCCTTTCTAGTAAGCTCAATAAGTGGAAAAGAACACCTTAACAAAGCAActacaatttaaaatatgtatttgttaagttgacaataataattattttctaaaCCAAAAATCTCTCCTATCTCATGAACAAGGGTCCTACCATAGGTGGAAGAGCTGGGGTATTGCTGGTGGTTTTCAGGCTCTTGTCCCCAGAAAGGGTCATGAGGTCAGCAGACAGCTTAGTCTCCAGACCGTCCTTGGAGACAACCATGCCGTACTCTCCGTTTGCCTGGAGCCCTTTTAACTTTTCTGCAACACTAGCCCCAATAGCCTCAAAGGCATAGTTGGCAGCAATCAGGGATGCTGATCCCTCAATGATGGATGGAACTTTAGCCCGGAGGTTGACGATTTTGATTGCAGTAGCGAGGGCGTCTTCAGCATTGACCTCCACATCAGGGGTCACACCAGCAACCTCCCAAGTGGAGCCAGTGATGGGATTGATGGACTTTGCAGATGGCACGGTAACGTAGAAGTCAGTTTCACCAACTTTGATTTTATCGACTTTCACAGAGCCCCCTGAGGTCTTCTCACCTACAATGGTGGCCCTCTTCAGGTTCTTGAGGCAGTAGGCTACATCCTCCGCAATGCCCTTGGTGTTTTTGCTAGTGAGGATAATGAGGGGTTTGGTAACACCGTATCTCTCTCCCAACAGTGTAGACATAGTGAACAGCTTAGTGGTGGTGTTTGACGGACGGTCATATACACTGTCAATGTGGACCACAGGCTCGGCTTTGGTGAAGTAAGACACAATGTAGGGGATTCCGGAGACGTCCCCGCTGCTAGTGTAGCGTAAGTCGAAGATGAGAGATGAAGTTGGCAGGATTTTATTCCAGACCAGATCTAGGAGCAAGGAGCCAATTTTTTCAGCGACCTCTTCCCCAAGGATGTGGTCAATCCTCAAGTAGCCAGTGTTGCCCTCCAGGATGTCAAGCTTGATAGAGGTCTGAAGGACGGCAATGAGCTGCTCGGGAGGCAAAGGAGGCATCTTCGGGGGAACAGCAGGGACATAGTTTTGCTCGTAGGAGACCTTCAGACGTGGGTCACTGACTGTGGTCTGGACTCCAGAGCTGAGGACATTAGCCAAGGTTTCGGCATCTGGGATGTTGAGAACCTCCGTGTTGCTGTTGGCTGTTTCAATTGCCTCCTTCATCCCTGTCAGCTTCTCTGGCGAGCAGTAATTGTCCATGATGATCTTTGCTATATCAACAATAAGGCTTGGGGTAAATGCAGcatgggtaaaaaaaacatttcctatAACTAAAAGAGATGCCACCAGAAAGATGGCCCTTGCCATTTTTGTCAGTTTAGTGTAGTTGAATAAAGTAAATGGGAATGGCTGCCGAAGAGCCAGACCTCCTTCCTCGAAGAGGTTCTTTGTCAAATGGCATTATTTTGGCTGCAAGGTTTCTGTTAACAAACTCATAAGAGGATTTAGCCCACAATAAACCTCTAATCGTATTATCCTGAGTGCTTCTGCAAGGCAATAACAACTTAGCCAGGAAGAAACAAAAGTTTGTTGCCAAAGATGTGAGACTTAAATTTACACAAGGTATTTTGAATACCTCTTTAAAGCTTTGTTTGTGAAAATAGGCCATATCTGTAAAAGACATTTATAAAGAAAGGAGGTGGTGAAAGTATTCATCCTTTTAGGGTAAATAACTGTTTGCTTATCAAGCCTTTGGTGTCAGTACATTTATGCATAATATTATATCAGTATAATATGTGAGTATTGTGTCATACTTGTGAATGAAAGAAcaagaaaatatttataataactgTTATTACCATATAACTCAGCACAAGCTGCTCAATGAGTTATTCAACACAAGAAACACTCCTTTTAATTCCTGCACTGAAAGTATATTTAAATAGTTAAATTCCACTTCcacaatctttattttttttaatgttatacaGTTCATTGCAGTAGTTGTTTGGTTGCCAACTTTTAAAAGTGGTGTGAATGAGAACAGCAATATttagttttggtttgtttgatgcttgctccctctgctggtttTGTGGTTAAAGAACAGAACAGCTCAGATATCGATTCAAGCAGGctgaaaaacacaatgcaaagcaaaagagaaaataatggcAAATGAATGACAAATAATGTAACAACCCCAAAAAGTTCATATGTTAAGCATATTAACACGCATTtacataataattaaataatttttcatttataaaGAACTGAACATTCACCTTCTAAAACAAAGCATTTAATGTGTAATGAAAGGGAATCACAGAAAAAATAACTAAACAGAAGAGACAGGCAACTTTACTGAATAAATAATATAGACATCATATACATAGCAAAGTGCAATAGAATTTCCTTTATGAAGAAATTGATGTTGTGATAATACATTGGTAGATGAGTAGATTAAGGTTAGGTAAGTTTCTTCCTCCAATAAGATATATACACTATTGTAATAAATGTGGATACATACAGCTGCCAGGTTTGTGGAAATaatataaatgcagatacaGCTTGTGAAGAACCAACATTTTATATTGAATCTACAAATGGTTAAACTAAtctgatatataatatataatattccaTGATGATATTCCTGTGAAAAAGCATCTGAAACAGTGCATACCCTGTGACTGTAAATCTCTAAAAGCACAAATATCTCTTCTGGTATAACCTCGAATCTCCAATTAATTTTCAGGAAAAGCAGCTCAGGGATAGATTATACAGAACAAGACTGTTTTGTGTGCTGTGACTATGGTCAGTGATTGAGGAATTTGTTAGGAAATGAGAATAAAGCACAATGAGCTATTTaccattttctttcttcaaaagCTTTGCTTCTATTAGTCTCTGTGCTACATGAAGAGCATTACTTGCCTTGGCAAAAACATGAGGCTCAACCCCTGAAACACTCCACACTTTCCCAGTGATGGCGCTCATAACAACCTGGTTGGGAATGGAAGCGTACAAGGTGCTGTTCCCTATCTGATACGTTCCACTTGATAGAGACCCTCCAATGGTTGGCTCTCCAATGATTGTGGCCCTGTTTAGGTCCTTCATAGTGCGAGTAAACACTTCAGCTGCGGACCCAGTCATGTGACTGGTGAGGATGTAGACATCCTTGGAGGACCCATACCGTTGACCCCTGACCTGGGACAATGTCATGACCTCTGTCATGGTGGTCGTGGTGCGGTCAAAGATGGTGTAAAGATGCTGCAGAGGTTCTATGTCGAAGAAATAGGTGCACAGAAGGGGAATTGTTGCTGAATAACCACCAGTGTTGTATCTCATGTCAATTATGAGGGCATCTGTGTTTACTACATTACTCCACACTAATTTTATTAGCTGTGTGCCAATGGCTTTTAACACCTCTATGTCCGCCATCATGTCAAATCTTAGATAGCCAACGTTACCTGGCAAAAGTTCAATTTTAAACAAAGCGTCAATTATGTATCCCACTTCCTCTGCTGTGGGGATCTTTCCGACGTCATGAACAGTCTCAGGCTCAACATCGCAATGGAAGACATGGAGGCGGTGATCACCTGAAGCCTCTTGAAGGTCTGAGGTCAATTGAGATGCAAGAGATTCAAAATCTACCACTGACCAGTATAGTCCCTCAGCCCATTTGCTCATCAGCACCTTGCTGACCTGTAGGGCAACTTCATGGATGGCATAGTGTTTTTCTAGCAGTTCCCCAATTACCTCCATTAGGGACCTGAGCCCCTGATGAAAATCTGCAACCTCATGAAAGTGATCTACACCTTCCTCAGCCAGTACAATGGCATCAGGGACCACACCACCTCCCAGCCAGCATTCACCATTGTTGTCAATAAAGTTTATGACAGGCACAGTGATGGCAAGGCCTGTCCCTTCTATTTGAAACATCTGTGAGTGCATTAGGGTACCAGATGTAATTTCCCCAATGACTGCGCCACGATGAAGGGATTGTATTAGATAAGCAAACTCTTCACCAACACTTGCTGTGTAGTAGCTGGTCAACACATAAACCCCACGTTTGGATCCATAGCTGGGACCTGTAATTTGAGGGTAGGAGTtatgtgctgttgttgtgttctgaATTCGG is a window of Paralichthys olivaceus isolate ysfri-2021 chromosome 21, ASM2471397v2, whole genome shotgun sequence DNA encoding:
- the rbp3 gene encoding retinol-binding protein 3 isoform X2, giving the protein MMKTQHTPPLVLMLLLSTLSANSSFQPALVLEMAKILLENYCFPENLVGMQEAIQQAINSGEILRISDRKTLAAVLTVGVQGALNDPRLTVSYEPNFIPVMPPILPSLPREQLIRLVRNSVKVDILENNIGYLRMDRIIGEETASKLGSLLTDNIWEKVAHTSSLIFDLRYSTAGQMSGVPFIISYFSDPEPIFHIDTVYDRPSNTTTELWTMPSIKGERYGKEKDVIILISKRTIGAAEAVAYTLKNLKRAITVGERSAGGSVKVRKIRIGGSEFYITVPVARSFSPITGQSWEVSGIPPTVSVIAKEAVPKAKSLLAVRSTIPQVVQSISNIIRKLYAFTDRVPALLQHLQTMDFFFVISEEDLAIRLNQDLQTVSEDPRLIIKYMQDNAAIVEEDPELYKVPEDLELLKALIETTFKIEILQGNTGYLRFDKFVEFSPLIQFEEFFAKKVWEPLKDTSNLIIDLRYNTGGCTTSLALILSYLYDTSQRHHFFTIYDRIQNTTTAHNSYPQITGPSYGSKRGVYVLTSYYTASVGEEFAYLIQSLHRGAVIGEITSGTLMHSQMFQIEGTGLAITVPVINFIDNNGECWLGGGVVPDAIVLAEEGVDHFHEVADFHQGLRSLMEVIGELLEKHYAIHEVALQVSKVLMSKWAEGLYWSVVDFESLASQLTSDLQEASGDHRLHVFHCDVEPETVHDVGKIPTAEEVGYIIDALFKIELLPGNVGYLRFDMMADIEVLKAIGTQLIKLVWSNVVNTDALIIDMRYNTGGYSATIPLLCTYFFDIEPLQHLYTIFDRTTTTMTEVMTLSQVRGQRYGSSKDVYILTSHMTGSAAEVFTRTMKDLNRATIIGEPTIGGSLSSGTYQIGNSTLYASIPNQVVMSAITGKVWSVAGVTPDVEVNAEDALATAIKIVNLRAKVPSIIEGSASLIAANYAFEAIGASVAEKLKGLQANGEYGMVVSKDGLETKLSADLMTLSGDKSLKTTSNTPALPPMDYSPEMFIELIKVSFHTDIFENNIGYLRFDMFGDFEEVKAIAQIIVEHVWNKVVNTNAMIVDLRNNLGGPTTAIAGFCSYFFDADKQIVLDKLYDRSSGTTTELLSLSDLTGTRYGSKKSLIILTSKATAGAAEEFVYIMKRLGRAMIIGETTAGASHPPKTFQVGESDIFLSIPTVHSDTTAGPAWEGAGIAPHIPVPADAALETAKGIFNKHFGEQK
- the rbp3 gene encoding retinol-binding protein 3 isoform X1, coding for MARAIFLVASLLVIGNVFFTHAAFTPSLIVDIAKIIMDNYCSPEKLTGMKEAIETANSNTEVLNIPDAETLANVLSSGVQTTVSDPRLKVSYEQNYVPAVPPKMPPLPPEQLIAVLQTSIKLDILEGNTGYLRIDHILGEEVAEKIGSLLLDLVWNKILPTSSLIFDLRYTSSGDVSGIPYIVSYFTKAEPVVHIDSVYDRPSNTTTKLFTMSTLLGERYGVTKPLIILTSKNTKGIAEDVAYCLKNLKRATIVGEKTSGGSVKVDKIKVGETDFYVTVPSAKSINPITGSTWEVAGVTPDVEVNAEDALATAIKIVNLRAKVPSIIEGSASLIAANYAFEAIGASVAEKLKGLQANGEYGMVVSKDGLETKLSADLMTLSGDKSLKTTSNTPALPPMDYSPEMFIELIKVSFHTDIFENNIGYLRFDMFGDFEEVKAIAQIIVEHVWNKVVNTNAMIVDLRNNLGGPTTAIAGFCSYFFDADKQIVLDKLYDRSSGTTTELLSLSDLTGTRYGSKKSLIILTSKATAGAAEEFVYIMKRLGRAMIIGETTAGASHPPKTFQVGESDIFLSIPTVHSDTTAGPAWEGAGIAPHIPVPADAALETAKGIFNKHFGEQK